A window of Fusarium oxysporum Fo47 chromosome II, complete sequence genomic DNA:
GTACTATTCACCGATACGAGAATGCGTAacacaaacaaacaaagTAAACATGCCTTTCGTTATCTGAATCTCCCTTTCAAACTTGTCTACCAAATCTTGCACTCAACAACAGCTCGACCTGTGACTCGTCTAGGCTTGGATACTTGACTTCAAATGATGCCATTCCACCCTTCAGTCCCTCCCTCTCGAACAGACCGTGCGTTTTGTGAGCAAGCTCGATTCAACTTAACTTATCAACTCAGAGCACGAGAAGAGGTTGCCTCATGCCTGCAACAGCAATCTCATTGACCCCGGCTTCATCAAGCGTGGCCCATCGCAATTTGATCATCCGAGCCAATCACTAACTGCAAACATGTTAGCGTTTACTCAAAAGCCCGCTACAACAGCCACTCAGCGGCCATTTAGCAGTAGGTACCTGCGTTTTAGTGACCGGGGAATAGCGAGCCCGCATCTTGATGCCCGTGAGCGTAGGCGTGGGGCCACTTTAACAACACAACATGCAGAAGCCGAcgcagaaacagaaacagagAGTCATCAGCAGAAGTACCTTTGAGCCTAGGGAACACGGGCCAAGGCTACCGAACTTGACCAACGGAACGAATTGGAACTTGTCATCCAAGGAAACCCTGCAGACTCCCTCCCTGCTCGCCTGCCCTGGCCTGGCGTAGACGGGGCTTTCAATGTGATGCGACCCTGGAACTGGGTGTCCTCCATCGCTGAGACTACCCAAAAACCTGCTAGAGGCCTGCTGGGTCGTTATGTTATATTGGCTCTCGCCGCCTCTTTTTCGCGTGCGTGTATGCAAACCAGCTCTTCCTGTATCAATCAGCCCGTTAACGTCACGATCTGACCTGCTTTGGATGTTGCATCTTGCATCAGAATTATTCTCACGAAAAcagctttattattaattgTTACCTGCAGCATCTCCGACTTTGTCGCAAATTTCTACATTCTCGATTGAGGAGCTGGACACACCGCGAAATTACAGCTTGCCGTTCCACCAGCCACCCGCAGCCCCGTCCTAGCAACGACACCGTCAAGTCAACCACCGCACGAACACTCGCTTGACCAGGGGTCGAGAAAATCCTCTTTCCTTGTTTCTACTctacatcttcatctttgatTTATCTGTACGAAAATCCGACGAAACCTATACGATTGAACGTCCTCCCGAATTTCCTTTGTCTGTAATCCTGTTGCTCGGCCGACTCCAACCTCGAACTCAACCCTACTCTACTCTCCCCAATTGTGGTTGCTTGTGGATGCACCCTTTGATCAAGGAGCTTCGCATCCGCAATCACGATGGGGTCTACCGAATTTGGAAATTTTCATGTACGCCCTCGATTTTCTGTCGTTCAACAGAGTTCACGTTCTAATTTATGTACAACAGGACTTTTGCAGAGACTCGACTCTCCCAGTCTGTAATGTATGTCCGACCTTCCTACCTACCTACGCCATACATCGTCATGTGGAGTCGGAAACAATGGGGACCTTACTGATCGTCGATAGCTTCTGTCCCAGAACCACGACCAGAATGGCAACTGGGGAGGCTGCGAGCTCACGGGTATCTCCCTGAGTGGAGGGCGACATCTTGGAAACTTGGGATCAATCCTCCTCGCTGGAGCTGCCATTATTACCGCCGTCTTTCTCCTGTTGCGATCCGAGAAGAAGCGGGCTGCCGTTGGTCGAAGGGAGATGCAAATGTTTCTCATCGGctacatcatcatcagtATATGCGAGATCTTTTCAGTAGGAGAGTTTCCACTGAATAGCACCGTGAGAATTGTAAGACCGCGACCCCTCCCCTTTTCTTCTGATTCTCTTTGGCTTCACAGTGTACTGACAAGATCAGGCTTTCTCTGCTATCCATATCGGCATGATCATTGCCACATGTTGGATTCTAATGCTTAACGCCGTTGTTGGCTATCAGATCATCGACGATGGAACGCCACTCTCGATGGCCCTAATTGCCATTTCGGCTCTTCTGTTGCTTATTGGAACTGGCTACATCGCCCTCGACACCGGCTTCTCGTGGACTGGCTACTGGGACGATAGCTACGAGGCCCCCAGGAACCGAAACATCGCCCTCTACGTCCTTTACCAACTTGTCCCTCTAatcctcctcgtcgccttccttgttcttgaggcTATCCTTGTAATTCGAATTCTGGGCGAGACGCGTCCTATGATTTATCTTGCCGCCGCAGCCCTTCTTTTTGCCATCGGTCAGGTCTTCAACTACGCGATCAGCAAGTATATCTGCGACGGCACGAGTGGAAAGATCGATGGCGCCCTTTTCCAGACGCTCTTCACCCTGTTATCTGTTATCATGGTTTGGGTTTTCTGGTCCAGTATTACTGAGGACGACTGGCCCATGCCTGTAACCAACACCTACCCCTGATGCGGCACATGTGCATTTTGGCGGTATTGTTCTTGGGACGGCGTTCAGTGGCgtatcttttttttttttttttttttttcggTTTCGATATCCCTCATTACACTCGGCGGCCGAGCTCACGGTCGAACGACGTACACACGTTGACGAATACGATTTTTTCTGGAGTAAAACGAAGTTGATTTTCATTTGAGTTGTAGGGCCATTTATGCGACGCAACTTGATAGACCGATGGTTGGGTATTTGCATCAAGAAGAGTTATCTGCGACTCATGGTGAGATATGAAAGGAGGATCGCGTTGCAGTTTTGCCAATGGGCCTGGATTTAAGAACAGTTGTTGGGTTGTTTGGTTCTACATGCTGTCGTAGAGTGACCTGTTACGCGCCAGCTTgtatatagtatttattagTTTTCGACTTCGAAGTTATACCCTGATGAGCGACTAATGCATAAGAAATcgaagttaaattaaattgGATGAACTGTTAACATTATCCCAATATCAGCTATGTGAATAACATGCCATGTCGTGATGTTTTATTATATTGGAGCAGTTGGTCGCCGCCATACTCCACCGATTAACCAAGCTTCTTCCTGCGACTGCGCGATTGGTTAGGTGATCAACTCTAAAACTTCAAGGTGGATCTTCTTAGGCAAGGCTGCCAACCTCTTTCAGCCTTGTGAACTTGATTccgtcaccatcatcaacattttctttgttctccttctcaaccaACACCGCTCCCAAAGCAAGCCATCGGCTTGCTTCCGACTCTACAACTCTGTTCTATAAACAAAACCGCTCTCGGCCTCTCCGTCTTCTGATCAAAGCACGGCCTAAACAACCACGACCATGGCCGACTCTGACGGCGAGTATGTCGCCGACATGTCGGATGATGATCTCATGGATCACCGCGTCACAGACGACGATCCTCAAGCGGCGAAAGGAAAAACTGCCAAATCGAGAAAAGGCGACTCAGCTAGAGCATGGGAAGTCTCGAAACGAACTTGGGAGACGAATCTaccagaggaagaagacggaaTACTGAGTCTCACAGcgcttgaggctgagaagcgGAAGCGATTATTACGCGATACGACGCCCCTACAAAGAGGAATTATTCGGCATATGGTGCTTGTGCTGGATATGTCCTTCGCTATGACCGAGAAGGATCTGCTACCTACAAGGTATCGCCTCATGCTGAGCTACGCGGCTGCCTTTGTGCGAGAGTTCTTTGAACAAAATCCTATTTCTCAACTAGGAATCATTGGTATGCGAGATGGTGTTGCTGTGAGGATTAGCGATGTTGGAGGAAACCCGACAGAACACTTGGAAAAGCTGAAAGGGCTGGAGAACGAAGATCCTCAAGGCAACCCAAGCTTGCAGAACGCTCTGGAGATGTGTCGAGGAGCTCTGTTGTGAGTTTATAACTGCGCCACGATGGAGGAACAGTCAAACTGACTTGCTATAGCCATGCGCCTTCTCACGGCACACGAGAAGTACTCATTATCTATGGCGCATTACTATCGAGTGACCCGGGCGATATCCATGAAACCATTGGCAACCTGATCACGGATCGAATACGTGTCTCGATTGTCGGTCTTTCCGCCCAGGTCGCTATTTGCGCTGATCTGTGTTCACGAACGAATGCCGGTGATGAGTCACAATACAATATCGCGATGGACGAGGTCCATTTCCGCGAACTTTTCCTCGCAGCCACGACACCCCCTGTGACACGCACGGCTGAACAGAGCACAGCCAGTCTTCTCATGATGGGCTTCCCGTCCCGGACACTTGTTCCTAACGGGACTACAAGTTACTGCGCGTGCCATAATCGGCCGTTCCGAGAGGGATATCTCTGCACCCGTTGCGGCGCTCGTGTGTGCCGCATCCCAGCTGAGTGTCCAGCTTGTGACCTCACCCTTATTCTATCGACTCATCTTGCCCGCTCATATCATCATCTCTTCCCGTTACGGAACTGGGTTGAAGTGCCCTGGACTAAAGCCAGCCGCTCTGCAGCCTGCTTTTCATGCTTAGCGCCATTTCCTGAGCCACCAAAGGGCAAAGCACCCGATAAGTCTAGAGAAGACAGTGGCGCACCAAAGACAGCCAAGGGCGTCAGTGAAAGCGGGCGATATGCATGTGAAGTGTGTGGACAACACTTTTGCATCGACTGTGACGTCTTTGCCCATGAGGTTGTCCACAACTGCCCGGGCTGCCAGAGCTTATTATCTAAGACAGATGCCGCTGCCTCATCGGGTGAGCCGAACGGCACAGCTGCATATACCAACGGTGATGTTGTAATGACATAGAGGTTGAGACTGTATGTGTGTAAAACTATGTGTCATTATGTGTGGCTTAAGAGAGAAGGGAGGTTGAAATCCCAGGAGCGAACAAAAGACGAGGCAACATTCATCCATGTCATAAATACTGTGAGTAAGCATCGCAAATAACGACCTCGAAGTGGCGCATTAGGAACTAAAGTTTCTGTCAAGTTTTATTTCATTTCAGTCTAAGTATCCCATGGGCAAATGGCTCGTAGGCACTGGTGTGGTGTATCCCTGTCCAGTGTTGCAATAATGACATGCTATCGCAAACTCGTCTCATGCTTCCACGAAATTTTGATTCTCCTTGAATCGTCCCCATGCAATATGGTTATGTATATGCATATGTGATGCAATTTTGATTTCCCCTCATTGATATGCCCCATCTCAGAGACATCCCTTTTACAGGTTGCCACGCTCAGCTTGCTCACGCTCAATAGCCTCGAACAAGCTCTTAAAGTTACCAGCGCCGAAGCCGTCGAAGTCGTTGCGCTGAATGATCTCAATAAAGACTGTGGGTCGGTCCATGAGCGGCTTGGTGAATAGTTGAAGCAGGTAACCACCCTCATCGTAGTCGATTAGGATGTTGAGACGCTCAAGAGTCTCAAATTCTTCCTTGAGCTCCCAGTTGCGACGCTCTGTCTTGAGACGGTGGCGCATGTCAGTGTAATACGAAGGGGGAACGTCGATGAACTCGACACCACGAGCGCGTAGGGCTGAGACGGCAGTGATAATATCAGGAGTTAGAAGTGCAATGTGCTGAACGCCAGGTccagagttgaagatgacgTACTCCTCAATCTGGGACTTCTTCTTGCCGAGAGCTGGCTCATTGATGGGCATCTTAACAATGTTGTTTGGTGAAGCCATGACAACGGAGCTCAGAGCTGAGAACTCGGTACAGATCTGTGAATCGTCCACAGACCAAAACCGGTGGAAGGAAAGACACTGCTCGTAGAAAGCGCAGGCCGAGTCCATCTCGTTCCAGGACTGGTTACCGACGCAGTGGTCGATGCGGGCTAGGGGAACATCTGGCAGAGACACAGTGGCGCTGTGCTTCTTCCAGGTTCGGTAGCCAGGGAGGAAGGGTCCAGTATAGTTTTGACGGGAGATGAGGGTATGGGTGGTGTCGCCATATGTGCAAATGACGGCTGTGGAGACGGAGCCATgctccttgtccttgctAACCTTGGGGTCTTGAACAGCAATAGCACCCTCCTGAACCGCCTTGTGATATACTCCGTCGAcattctcaacctcaaaggCAACATCCTTCACGGCGTCGCCATGGCGTTCGAGATGAGCGTACAtctccttgagaagctttcGGTCCGACTTGGAGATAGGTTCATCGTCTGGGAAATGAGCTTCAGATCGCAGAGGCGAGGTGAAGACGAAGCGGACATCGTTGTTCTCAATGACATACGAGGCAAAGTATCGGCTTCCAGTCTCGAGCCCCTTATATGCGATGGGCTTGAAGCCAAAAAGATTGGTGTAATATGAGGCAGCCTGTTTGGCATTGCCAACCCACCAGGTTATGTGGTCATAGCCGGTGAAGTTAGGGGGCGGCTGAACCGCAAAAGTGTTGTCTGCTCGGTCGAGGGCAGAAGTGATAGGAACAGTAGTAGGCTGAGTTGCCTGCTGAGGAGGGGAGTTGGTAATGGCAGAAGGGGACATTGACACACAGACGGTTTGATGGGTGAGTCTTTGATATCAGAATAGAGTAAACGTTTGTTTGAGGCTTGTGTGTTAGGGTCAAATTGTTTCCGTGTGGTGGCTCCGAGAAGCTAGGTATGCAGGAAGTTCGTAACTGACTTGAGTTGATGGCTGCGGATGAGATGGGGGGGCTACAGGCGAGTATATGTAAGAAATCCCAATTTGATTCAAGCCCGGCTTAACCATGAAGCAACAAGTTTTGCTTGTTTCTTTGTCATTTCTTACACGGAACGGCTCCGCCTGGAGAAGGCATTATACGGCCCAAGACAGGCCTGCCAGGATAAACGTGAGATAGCTCATACCAGTCATATCCATCGGTAACATCCTCGTTGGCTTTCAGAGTTTCAATGAAACTGGGAACCAATGGGGTTTGCGGCGtaagaaagcaaagccatGCCCGTCATGGCAGGGTTAAGGGTCACGCGCGGGGCTTCCGCGTCAGACGGCGGtctgattgatatcatcagAGAGCCAAGAGAGCCCAATTGATCGATCTCAAAGGCGGTAGTGCCgaaggttgttgttggtggttATGAGGTTATCACTGCGGAACTTCCCCGGCCGAGTGTCCCGCTGCGGCGCCAGCCGCCCCAAGCCGACATTGGCCGACTACTTCCAGAAGTCTCAACACGGCTTAACGAGCACTCTATGGCGGCATGCCCTATGATGGACTGCGGAACTGTCAGCAGCAAAGCCGGCCGAAACATCCTTGCGAATGAGAGATGCACGACAATGCAGAGAACTAGTCGCCTGAGTATCGATCATCTCCCGCTAAAGCCGAGACACCTTTCAAGCAGGTCGGCTTATCCAGCATGCCCATACCAGGAATGATATTTAGAACATGAGCCAGCCTTTTTCAGCGTCATCTCTTTCGCTCAGCACGTCACATCAGATCCCGAACGTTCCAGGATTTACACTTCCTGAGGTAGTTTTCTGAGTCTATCGTCCTCGCCGAATATCAGAATCGAAGGTCTCAACAAATTGAATCACTGAGTTATCTTCATCTGCTCAGCCACTGCTCAACAACAGTCGAAATGGCATCTGTATGCTTAAGCAAACACGATATCAATATTCTCGAGAAAATCAAGGATCCGGAGTCAAACCCATATGCCGGTATCGTTCTCGACTCCTCATTACCACGGGACCCAAACATCACAGATGCCACGATATATGAGCGAGTAGTCGAGAGGGAGCGAGATATTATTCGTTCCATCCAGAGCCTTGAAACCCAGTTGAAGAGTCTTGGAtctgaagaaggaaaagataTTGCTGTCAAGGGTTATCAGCAAAGCCTTTCGGCGGTTGAGAGTATGATTGCTGAGCATCCCAACTACGCCAGCGCCAGAAACAACCGTGTACAGATCCTCAGGCGGCTATACGGAGATGCGATGATGCTCTCCGATACCAAAGACAACTCCGCGCCCTTAATTGAGTCACCCGACCAGGCGGAAAGAAAAAAAGCTGTTGTCACAGCACTGAGCGATATCGAAGCATCAATCGCACTCCTCACCccttcatcaccaaccatGCCTATTTCTCCTCAGGTTGCGCGCACTCTGTCTATGGCTCACACGCAAAGAGCTGCATTATATCTGAAAACAGCCAGACTAATGCTAAGTCGTTCTTTGGATATCGATGGGGCCCTTGAAGAATCCAAATGGGAAAAGCTCGACTTTGAGGGTGCTGCATCTCGAGACCTAGCGTTTGGTGGAAGGTACGGAAATCCAATTGCAAAGGGCTTGGCCGTGAGTGTCAACCCAACGGCCAAACTCTGCGGACAAATTGTTCGAGAAGCAATGAAGAAGGAATATGGTCCGTCTTTTGGTGACTAGGTGCATGTATATAATGAGACAGAATATCCAAAAAGGCTTGACATGCCATTAAGATCTTGAAAGTTGGCAAAACCAGTAGTGACTCAGGTGTCGAAGCGAGCCCAGACATAATCACGAAGACTTGGAAGAAAGTCCAACTCGTCTATGCTGGTAGTCAGTTTCTATCTTATTTCAAGCTAATAATTTGCGGGATTACCGTCGCGCAGCTTCAAGAGTCTGTTGAGTTGTTCGACCTTTGTCCTTTTCTTCGCGGTTGATTCTGGTTGCTGCGGCTGACAGGCCAATCAAGACACCAAAAATTGGATCCGCAGCGCGGGAGATGATATATGTTGGTGCAGGCATCGTGATATTCCTATCTTATCAAGTATATGAACAATGATGAGGTGAGGTGGCTCAATAGGGGAGCTTTGCCTAACACCCATCCCAACAATTGGAGCCGCCAACCAAGCTTAGGTAATACAGAATGAGTGCCTCGAAAAGTTCAGGGCAGGTCCTCATGCACGGACCCCTCAGCACACAGGACACTCCGAAAAATGGAAGGCACCTTGTCATGTGACTAGCTGGGTCTCGCTTGCACACCAGCCCACACAAAATATTTTGGTGCGTAATTTGAACTTGTCTTGACAACTCCTCGCAACTTCACTAACCAGCAGACAACACACCGCCGGACAAGATGAAGTTCCTCAAGGTCGGCCGagtcgccatcatcacccGCGGCAGATACGCCGGAAAGAAGGTACGACGCGCTCGACAGATTTCATACTGCTGTTCCATGGCATTTCCCGAGTTCTGCAGCATCCGAGCAAGATAGCGTTGAGGGAAGGGATTGAAACGAAGAGGTCATTGGTGTTTTATATGACAAGACACGGAGCGCAGAACTCGCAGGAATGCTATGATGGGGAACGATTCTTACCGTCGTTTTCTTCAAGGAAACATTTCGCTGACTCGATATGCTTCAAATAGGTTGTCATCATCCAGCCCGTTGACAACGGCAACAAGCCTCACCCTTTCGGCCACGCCCTGGTTGCCGGCATTGAGCGATACCCCTCCAAGATCACCCGCCGCATGTCCAAGACCCGCCAGGAGAAGCgaaacaagatcaagcctttcatcaaggtcatcaaCTACAACCACTTGATGCCCACTCGCTACACCCTGGAGCTCGAGGGCCTCAAGGGCGCCGTCTCTAACGACACCTTCAAGGAGGTTTCCCAGCGCGAGGATGCCAAGAAGACTGTCAAGAAGGTGCTCGAGGAGCGATACACCAGCGGCAAGAACCGATGGTTCTTCACCCCTCTCAGTATGTTATACCATCGCTGCGCCATACCACCCGAGCAGAGCTGCATCAAAACCCGCCTAGTGCTCTTGACATGCATTTGAATTAGAAGCGTTGCTAACCACCCACCACAGAGTTTTAAAAAAGGAATCGTTTCTCCATCACGGTTAGGGAGTTGGCGGGATGTACAGAGCATCGATGGCATTAAGGAACGCCGGTTTTTATGGGCTCAATATGAAGTTTCTTAAATCACAACCAGATCTCTACTTGCCGCGTGATTGTAGCGTCAATATACAACGCGGATCGGACGGACGTGTTGTCCCGACCGAAGGATACCACTGGCGGAGTTCAATGAATTGGTGCCATCAATGAGGTGTTGAATAGACCTTGAGGACTTTTCTTGACGGTTGAATGTCTACGAGGTTTACGAAATCCATAACATGAATCAAAATTTACCGTCAAAACGTACATTACGCGCACAAACTAAACCCGGTGAAACGAAAGAGAGGGATAATAGATCAATGAACTTTTGTTATGGTAGGTTTTTCTTAACCGTTTCGTTTCTACATGTCTATGGCCAAACGCCGTCTAGAGTTACACATCAATTAGACCTTTCGTGATGCGGTTCATGCATAGGACCGCTACCTCGCGCTCTGCGCCCAGCTCTATGGCTTTACACTTCATAAGACCTCCCTTCCCCAATCAAACAGAATATATCAAAAAGTCTCCAATCCACAGAAAAGTGAGCCAAGTCAATCCGACTGTGGACACATTCAGACCAAGTTCAACAACTTAGTTGGGCGTAATACATAAGGAAATAACGGATATAGAAAAGAGGTTCCTTAGATCGCCGTTCGCCCCGTGAAGTAAACGTCAGGGTCTTGTTTCCCATTGGCACCATATAATACAGAGCTCTAGACGTGCTGGGCATCGTTGATGCCGAAACGGTTGGACACCTCATTGGCCAGTCTAGTGGGATCAACCTCTGAGGAGTAACCAGGAGCAAGGCCACcaaagaaggtgaagatgaggaaagCGGTGGCGATGATAATGGTGACCTTGCGGAGAATGGGCTTGCGAGCACCAAACTCAGCCCACTGTCGGTTGGCATCAGCAATGTGGCCCTTGATCTGCTCGTAGCCGAGCTTATAGTAGACCATGCCACCAAGAGCAATGGAGTAGCCAAAGAATTGGAGACCAGTAACCTGGGTGCCCCAGATCATCATAGAAGCAATGACCAGGAGAATATCCTTGAGAACACCGCAGAGCGTGAGGACGACAGCAGAAGTCTTGCCAATCTGAGAGTCAAGTTAGTATGAAGTTGCGTGGGAATTGCCAAGGGAAACATACCAGGAAGACGACGGAGACATTGAGCATAAAAGCGCAAAGACCGTTCAGGAAGAAAGTGAACAGACCAACGTGGTAAACCTCAGCCATCGAGCACCTGGGGATCTCCCAAATGAGAGCAACCACACCGTTCATGACAGCGCAGATGGGAGCAAAATAGTACAGAGAGACGAGAGGGTCCATCTTGTAGTCAGCTGAGCTCAGCAGGCGCTGGACCATGGTAAGTCGCAGAGCCTCGAAAATGATACCGCCCATCTGGAAGAGCACACCAACAGTGACGAAGTGGATTTCGCCCATGGAAGCAATGATGACACCGACAACAATGGCGGAGACATTGAGGAACTGCTTGAGGTTGGGAGCAGAAACACCCAGAATCCAGCCAGAGATGAGAACGGCGACGGGCGTGGTAGCCTTGAGCATCTGAATGAAAGCAACAGAAAGGTAGAGATATGTCAAATTTCCGCAGATCAAActcaagctgaagaagatacCGATGGGAACAACGGCACGGATGTAAACGCGAGCTGTCATCTTAACCGTCTTGCGGCCGTCAAGGTAAGGAGTCCATCGGGCCATAATCTGAGTGACGACtgtcgagaaggtcaagtGGTAGGTCGTTAGAATGACGGGGTAGCCTGGGAGTTGACTTGTCAGCAAAGGAGCAGATACATCCCAATAATGTTGACAACGTACGGAAGTTGAGGGTATCAAGGAGCCATTTGTTGAACAGGATGACGGATGATGAAAAACCAATCCATGCACTGCACAATGTGGTTAGCAAAGGTTCTGGCGCATCGTAAAGTCAATTCGTGGGATAGTCGAGAAAACTACTGACATAACATAGAAAGTAGGGTGAATTGAAGCGCGAGCAGACTGTGACTTCTCGAGACCGGGGTTAACCGTTGGAAGAACAGGAGTGGTCGCACGAGGCGTTTCGCCCGAGACGCGGATCTTTTCGTCAGCCGACATTATGATTAAtttggttgttggtgatgtaAAGGATGCGATTGAAGATGGTTGAGGCTGTCGGCGAGAAAAGTCGTGGTTGTAGATAAGAGACCCCTTGAAGACAGATTTTAGGGGGGACGCGCAAACGAGCGGACGGACAGCCGAGTCCTGTAATGGAATAGAATCGGAAAAGGCGAGGGGTGCTTGATATGCAATTTGGCGGGGCCTAGGAGAGACAAGGtctcaaagaagagaaaaaaggcGAAAAAAGGTTCAGCTCCTTGGACTTTGGTTCAAGGTGGCTTGGTTTCGCAAGGGATAGGGTAAAGAGAAAGACTGAAGAAACAAGgcagcaagacaagaagtCGTCTCTGgcacaagaagaagaaagagggaGGAAATGAAAAAAGGAATGAGAGGGATGGCTtgggatgaagaagggtACTTCAGTTGGTAAAAGGGGAATAGGCAATGTTGACTAGATCTCCAAATCTCATCCAGGGGGGTGTGGTGTGGGCTATTATTGTAATTTTGGTTGGAGGCAAGGCAAGCTAGGAATCAGTCAAGGGTGAGGCGCGGCAATCAGAAAAATGTTATGGAAGGGTTTTCCCCTCTGAAATTAGCATTTTGATGCATACTAGTGGAGGAGCCACAAAGCTCAGCACGGGTGGCCGACCCTACAGTGACTGACTGACTAGCACTAAGCCTTCAGCCAGTTGAACACGAACAAAGTGGATGACGGAATGAGACAATTCTCATGCTCAGGTACTGGTACCCCCAGCCGTGTGGCACACGAAGCCTGCAAAAGCTGATTTGACGCGTGTACAGGGGCAACTGCTGTAGGGATGCAAGGTACTGTGTACAGATACTGTAACTGCAACAGGAACTGGCTGATGTGGTTCTATTCAGGGGCATCCGCTAGTTACGGCCGAGCCAAGCCTGGCGAATCATCCCGCCCACGTTGGAAGATCGCCCTCCAATTGTCGTTGCCAGATAAGCTGAGGGGTCTTTTTGCACTGTGCGCTTA
This region includes:
- a CDS encoding chitin synthase III catalytic subunit — its product is MGSTEFGNFHDFCRDSTLPVCNLLSQNHDQNGNWGGCELTGISLSGGRHLGNLGSILLAGAAIITAVFLLLRSEKKRAAVGRREMQMFLIGYIIISICEIFSVGEFPLNSTVRIAFSAIHIGMIIATCWILMLNAVVGYQIIDDGTPLSMALIAISALLLLIGTGYIALDTGFSWTGYWDDSYEAPRNRNIALYVLYQLVPLILLVAFLVLEAILVIRILGETRPMIYLAAAALLFAIGQVFNYAISKYICDGTSGKIDGALFQTLFTLLSVIMVWVFWSSITEDDWPMPVTNTYP
- a CDS encoding Ssl1-like-domain-containing protein → MADSDGEYVADMSDDDLMDHRVTDDDPQAAKGKTAKSRKGDSARAWEVSKRTWETNLPEEEDGILSLTALEAEKRKRLLRDTTPLQRGIIRHMVLVLDMSFAMTEKDLLPTRYRLMLSYAAAFVREFFEQNPISQLGIIGMRDGVAVRISDVGGNPTEHLEKLKGLENEDPQGNPSLQNALEMCRGALFHAPSHGTREVLIIYGALLSSDPGDIHETIGNLITDRIRVSIVGLSAQVAICADLCSRTNAGDESQYNIAMDEVHFRELFLAATTPPVTRTAEQSTASLLMMGFPSRTLVPNGTTSYCACHNRPFREGYLCTRCGARVCRIPAECPACDLTLILSTHLARSYHHLFPLRNWVEVPWTKASRSAACFSCLAPFPEPPKGKAPDKSREDSGAPKTAKGVSESGRYACEVCGQHFCIDCDVFAHEVVHNCPGCQSLLSKTDAAASSGEPNGTAAYTNGDVVMT
- a CDS encoding Glyoxalase/Bleomycin resistance protein/Dihydroxybiphenyl dioxygenase; the encoded protein is MSPSAITNSPPQQATQPTTVPITSALDRADNTFAVQPPPNFTGYDHITWWVGNAKQAASYYTNLFGFKPIAYKGLETGSRYFASYVIENNDVRFVFTSPLRSEAHFPDDEPISKSDRKLLKEMYAHLERHGDAVKDVAFEVENVDGVYHKAVQEGAIAVQDPKVSKDKEHGSVSTAVICTYGDTTHTLISRQNYTGPFLPGYRTWKKHSATVSLPDVPLARIDHCVGNQSWNEMDSACAFYEQCLSFHRFWSVDDSQICTEFSALSSVVMASPNNIVKMPINEPALGKKKSQIEEYVIFNSGPGVQHIALLTPDIITAVSALRARGVEFIDVPPSYYTDMRHRLKTERRNWELKEEFETLERLNILIDYDEGGYLLQLFTKPLMDRPTVFIEIIQRNDFDGFGAGNFKSLFEAIEREQAERGNL
- a CDS encoding ribosomal L27e protein family-domain-containing protein: MKFLKVGRVAIITRGRYAGKKVVIIQPVDNGNKPHPFGHALVAGIERYPSKITRRMSKTRQEKRNKIKPFIKVINYNHLMPTRYTLELEGLKGAVSNDTFKEVSQREDAKKTVKKVLEERYTSGKNRWFFTPLKF
- a CDS encoding triose-phosphate transporter family-domain-containing protein, which encodes MSADEKIRVSGETPRATTPVLPTVNPGLEKSQSARASIHPTFYVIAWIGFSSSVILFNKWLLDTLNFRYPVILTTYHLTFSTVVTQIMARWTPYLDGRKTVKMTARVYIRAVVPIGIFFSLSLICGNLTYLYLSVAFIQMLKATTPVAVLISGWILGVSAPNLKQFLNVSAIVVGVIIASMGEIHFVTVGVLFQMGGIIFEALRLTMVQRLLSSADYKMDPLVSLYYFAPICAVMNGVVALIWEIPRCSMAEVYHVGLFTFFLNGLCAFMLNVSVVFLIGKTSAVVLTLCGVLKDILLVIASMMIWGTQVTGLQFFGYSIALGGMVYYKLGYEQIKGHIADANRQWAEFGARKPILRKVTIIIATAFLIFTFFGGLAPGYSSEVDPTRLANEVSNRFGINDAQHV